CTTCCGGCTTAATATCTGTTGCCATAATTATTTTCCTTTACGCGTTAACGATACTCTGTTTGAGAGAGTTGAGTTGAGCTGTGATTGAGTGATCAATGACTTGATCGCCGATAGCAATTTTAAAACCGCCGAGCAAAGAAGCATCGAGCTCCGTGCTAGCTTTGATGGTTTTGTTGAGCTTAGCTTCTAATTTCACTTCGATTGCTTTGACTTGAGTTTCGCTCAATTCTTGGGCAGAAGTGATAGTAACGAGCTGAACATTGGCAGCTTCGTTACAGAAGACTTCGAAGTATTCACAGACTTCGGCGAGAACTGGAGTTCTGTCTTTCTGATTAAGGAAAGTCACAAAGCTCATGGCAGTTGCGCCAATTTTACCTTCAAACAGAGACTTCAAAAGCTCAAGCCTTTTATCTTGGGCTACGAGTGGAGATGAAAGAAAAGTAGTCAATTCTTCCGACTGAGCTGCGAGTTCCGCAAGAGCGTTAAAATCCGCTCTTACTTCGTCAAGCTTACCCTTGTCCTGCGCCAGGCTAAAAAAGGCCTTCGCATATCTTTTGGCTGCTTTTGAGGTCAA
The Lentisphaera araneosa HTCC2155 genome window above contains:
- the atpH gene encoding ATP synthase F1 subunit delta; its protein translation is MLTSKAAKRYAKAFFSLAQDKGKLDEVRADFNALAELAAQSEELTTFLSSPLVAQDKRLELLKSLFEGKIGATAMSFVTFLNQKDRTPVLAEVCEYFEVFCNEAANVQLVTITSAQELSETQVKAIEVKLEAKLNKTIKASTELDASLLGGFKIAIGDQVIDHSITAQLNSLKQSIVNA